One Fibrobacter sp. UWP2 genomic region harbors:
- a CDS encoding DUF4956 domain-containing protein — protein sequence MLDLLAVQSSGANATIITLVYSLLLAFILSSIIGWTYEKTFLGLSYSRNFVQALVLSSMVACTVMQAIGDNVGRGLGMLGALSIVRFRTSFKDPRDIMFIFMSLGAGIGCGVFSWGAALGGTIAFCCVAFLLSRTGLGTKHFFDGMLRFALPNEPHVRGQIEDIMKGNLKTFILITMREVDGGARLDVAYQIRLRATKPAAEILTMLSKVEGISDVQFMMQDATTEM from the coding sequence ATGCTCGACCTTCTTGCGGTCCAATCCAGCGGCGCTAATGCCACCATCATAACCTTGGTCTACTCACTGCTTTTAGCGTTCATCCTTTCTTCCATTATCGGTTGGACTTACGAAAAGACCTTCCTTGGACTTTCTTATTCCCGTAACTTTGTTCAGGCCCTTGTGCTGAGCTCCATGGTCGCCTGCACGGTGATGCAGGCCATTGGCGATAACGTAGGCCGTGGCCTCGGTATGTTGGGCGCCCTCTCCATTGTGCGCTTCCGTACGAGCTTCAAGGACCCTCGCGACATCATGTTCATATTTATGAGTCTGGGTGCAGGCATTGGTTGCGGTGTGTTCAGTTGGGGAGCCGCCCTCGGCGGTACCATCGCCTTCTGCTGTGTCGCCTTCTTGCTTTCCCGCACGGGCCTCGGCACTAAGCACTTCTTTGATGGCATGCTCCGCTTTGCCCTCCCGAACGAACCGCATGTGCGCGGCCAGATCGAAGATATTATGAAGGGGAACCTCAAGACGTTCATCCTCATTACCATGCGTGAAGTGGACGGCGGGGCGCGCTTGGACGTGGCCTACCAGATTCGCCTGCGTGCAACCAAGCCCGCGGCCGAAATTCTCACGATGTTGTCTAAGGTCGAGGGCATCTCGGACGTACAGTTCATGATGCAAGACGCCACCACGGAAATGTAA
- a CDS encoding HlyD family secretion protein: MNKLEDLLDNFWNAHKSNAGVAYVYGHKLSLAWILALIAAIGLGLLYQGKIAMFQGIAEASETIISAPAATEIVKIHVVPGQEIQAGDTIIELNRPDLNLRIAELNRELDAIEGRSSLGTAEINQKVAAIKADAASRSSNLRSEINRLETEYKKNKEISAKLKSLSSSKASGDGNDAMTMQINSLKNELALVQKSANEQIALLRGSSNLQKSTGKSEAETLRKELESLQKEFQELTVVSKENWVVGDVNVREGEKVSSFTPVVTLTRKSPTLVRGYINEQVYQRMDVGETVKVMTLGGTGKAVEGEVVGLSSRIVPFPTRMWKMAEMPVYGREVTIKIPEQNPFLLGEMVTISESNKILKGK; the protein is encoded by the coding sequence ATGAATAAGCTTGAAGATCTCCTCGATAATTTTTGGAACGCCCACAAGTCCAACGCCGGAGTGGCTTACGTGTATGGCCACAAACTCTCCCTCGCTTGGATCCTGGCTCTTATTGCTGCCATTGGTCTAGGTCTCCTTTATCAGGGTAAAATCGCCATGTTCCAGGGCATTGCCGAAGCGAGTGAAACCATCATCAGCGCTCCGGCTGCTACCGAGATTGTGAAAATCCATGTGGTTCCCGGTCAAGAAATCCAGGCTGGTGACACCATCATTGAACTGAACCGCCCGGACCTGAACCTCCGCATTGCCGAACTTAACCGCGAACTTGACGCCATCGAGGGCCGTAGCAGTCTGGGCACTGCCGAAATCAACCAGAAGGTGGCGGCCATCAAGGCCGACGCCGCCTCCCGCAGTTCGAACCTCCGCTCCGAGATCAACCGCCTAGAAACCGAATACAAAAAGAACAAGGAAATCTCGGCGAAGCTCAAGAGCCTGTCTTCTTCGAAGGCTAGTGGCGATGGCAATGACGCCATGACCATGCAGATCAACAGCCTCAAGAACGAACTTGCCTTGGTGCAAAAGAGCGCGAACGAACAAATCGCCCTCCTCCGCGGCAGCAGCAACCTTCAAAAGTCGACGGGCAAGAGCGAAGCCGAAACCCTTCGCAAGGAATTGGAATCCCTCCAAAAGGAATTCCAGGAACTGACCGTGGTGAGCAAGGAAAATTGGGTCGTGGGCGATGTGAACGTCCGCGAAGGTGAAAAGGTCTCGAGCTTTACCCCGGTGGTGACGCTCACCCGCAAATCCCCGACGCTCGTTCGCGGTTACATCAACGAACAAGTTTACCAGCGCATGGACGTTGGCGAGACGGTCAAGGTGATGACTCTCGGCGGCACGGGCAAGGCTGTGGAAGGCGAGGTCGTCGGTCTTTCGAGCCGCATTGTGCCGTTCCCGACCCGCATGTGGAAAATGGCCGAAATGCCGGTCTACGGTCGTGAAGTCACGATCAAGATTCCTGAACAGAACCCGTTCCTGTTGGGCGAAATGGTGACCATTTCTGAATCCAACAAAATCCTCAAGGGCAAGTAA